One Arachis hypogaea cultivar Tifrunner chromosome 2, arahy.Tifrunner.gnm2.J5K5, whole genome shotgun sequence genomic window, TGTGTcctttttcttcagttttatatgtttttaatttctatcttaaataatcataattttgttaattaattgatacaACAAGCTACATTAGAGTGCGTGACCCTACTTATTCGGATCTAAACTTCATCATTATCAATTGAGAATGAGCATGTCTGTCGTTTTATGACAGTATTCTGCTAAATCAATAAATTATGTACAAATGGAATTATTTAAGCATTATAAATCTTTcaccaaatataaaataatattaaacatcaTGCAATCATGCATCCTTaatatatgaatttattattCTGCATACGTACGCGTGGCGTGTATATATACGCCTTACACATGCATGCATCCCAACCATGTACAGAATTATACTAGTATTATACTACGAACTACAACGATAACTAAGTTAATGGAAGAAAACCGTTTAAAGATATTACCAAGGTAGCGAATCCATCGAGCTAAACTATTTATTCAGTTTAAATAGCAGACTTTGGTCTCTAAAATTGTATTTATAAAAACTAGACGTTAAGCAGATTTGGcctaattaatttgaaaaataattggtTAAATAGACTATTTTAGCTTGAcgattcatttaaaaaaaatattggtatctttcaaaaaaaattcaacactttttattatttttttttttaaggataaaatatattttttatttttaaaatttgttaaaaattttaaaaatattcttaaattttattgttttaattttattctaaaatttgtttatttgtatcaaatatatcccTAACAATTAATTTAAAAGGTATCATGCATAAATTTATTAGGtgatgaaaattcaaaaaaaaaaagagtagacaaagaagaagagtagaagaagaagagaagaaaaactgAATCTACAGTGAGTAATTTGGTTTGTGATTgaacaacaacaatgacaatGAGAGAGTGAGCCTTAATTTATAGATATAGATTAGTTCTAGAATCTATATTTTACAAGATTTTAATAGCTAACTAATTCTAACAAACTCTGAACAAAAAATGTTGCAACTAACTCTTAACAGACTTAAAAATAGAAAGATTAGGTAACTATCATCATTTCcactgtcttttttttttaaactcttATTATCATcgctgctttctttttttttaggtaATTaactactttctttttttttcttaggcAATTAAAGACTATAGCAATCAACAATCATGCAATTAGTAGTCTTCTCTCTTGAGTTCTGCTCTCTGCTCTGTAGTTGCTGTCATTGCTCTTTGATCCattttctttattgtttcttGATTTTCCATTTGCACTGTCTAAATTCTCAATGTTCAGTTTAGTTATAAAGCTAAAAGAATTATCAGAGGGTATTGTCTTTGTTAAAATGTCAGCTATTTACAAAGTTTCTGGAATGTGACTcatcttaatttttttgttgttcACATGATCTCTAATAAAATGAAGATTTATCTCAAAGTGCTTTGATTTGGAGTGTAAGATTGGATTGGCAGTCAGTAAAACTGCGCTTAAGTTGTCATAGTAGACCATAAGTGCCTCTTTTGGTAGAAACTGCAACTCAATTATCAGATTTTTCACCAAATTAGCTCAGCTACTAGGCCTACCATACTCCTGTATTCAGCTTCTATGCTTGACTTTGCCACTGTTGTTTGCTTTCTTGAAGCCCATAAAACCATATTTGAACCAAGAAACACACAATACCCACTTGTAAATTTTCTATCATCAGGGTTTCTATCCCAATCTAAGTCACTGTATGTAGTGATTTCCATGGAATTAGCTTTTTTCAAGAGTAGATCATGGTTTGTTGTGCCCTTGAGGTATCTAAGTATTCTCTTCACCATTTTTAGGTGAACATCTAAAGGAGCTTGTACAAATTGTGACATTTTGTATATGCTATATGAAATTTTAGGGCTTGTCACAGTCAAATACTGCAGGCTACCAATTATTGACCTATAAAGTTGAGGATCATTGAAGTTAGAACCACCAAAGCTGCTAGTTTCACTATTGATGGTAGAGGAGTATGACAACTTGAGCATCTTTTCATATTTGCTTTCTTTAGTACCTCATTAATGTACTTCTATTAACATAGAAGCAACCCTCGATCACTTGTTTTTGCTACTTGAATGCCAAGAAAATAATGAAGCTAAGGTCATCCATGTCTTTGAGTGCAGACATTGCATTCAACCTTTCAATTACTTCTTTTATATGCATCTCAGACTTTCTTGTGATGATTATATCATCTACATACACCAACACAAAAGTTTTCACTCCATTATTTATCTTTCTTAAAAATACTGGCACATCTAATTTTGTTGCTTTGAATCCAATTCATCTAATAATTCACTGGCTAGTTTGCGATACCACTCTCTCGGAGCTTGCTTCAATCCATAGAGTGCTTTGGTTAATTTGAAAATTATCAATGAGTcacctttttcatcctttaggCTGCTTCATATATACTTCTTCCATCAAATCTCTATGTAAAAAAGTATTGTTTACATCGAATTGCCTAATTGCCCATGACTTAGCCAGAGCAATTGATAGAAGTAGCCTGATTGAAGTGGGTTTGACCCTCTGCAAGTACCCTTATACCACCAGCCTTGCCTTGTAATTTTACAATGAACCATCAgaattgtatttaattttgatcCCTTACCTACTTCCTATTGCTTCTCAATTTGGGAGAAGATTGATTAGTTCCCAGGTTTTATTCTTCATTATTGCTTCATACTCCAGATCCATAGTTGCTTTCCATTATGGGAACTGCAATGCTTGCTATACATTCCTTGGCTCCACACTAGCTAAAAACACTCTTGGTTTGAAGATACCAATCTTGCTTATGGTGATCATGGAGTGTCCATTCACTGTTGGTGCTGTTGTAAGTGCTTCTTCATCAAGTGGTAAGACAATTTCTATGTCATTTATAGGTATTGAAATAGGGGTTGTTGATGCTACTAATAGTTTTTGTTAAGGTGTTACTATTTTAATTGATTATTCAATTCTGTATTTGCTTCTTTGAGTATTATCTAACAGATGTTTTATGTTCTAAATGTTATTTGTCGTGCCTGTCACTAATTATAATTGTTGCTACTGCTGTCTCCCTTTATTGCTGATCAATGAAATTGAGGAACTCAAATACTGTTGCTGTTGAGTTGCCAATGCTAATTGCTGCTGCTGCTATCTATCTTCATAATTGATTGGAGAAATTCTTGGAATTGTTGGAATTGCTGATCTTGATACTGAACCATGCTACTGTTCTGCTTGTGCTAGTTGTTGTTACTGTCTGCCAATATTGATTAAGGGAATTGTAGAATTCAAATACTCCTGCTACTAATTTTCTAGTGctaattgttgatgttgttgccTATCTTCATTATTGATTGAGAGTTATTGGAATCATTGGAATTGCTTAACTTGATACTAAACCATGATGTTGTTTCGCTTGTGCTAATTGTTGTTGTCGTCTGTTATTATTGATTAAGGGAATTCTTAGAATTACTAGAATTGCTGAACTTGATAATGAACCATACTACTGCTGCTGTTTACCTTCACTTGTTTGTGTtaattgttgttgctgctgctgctttgTTGGTACTAGTTTTTGTTACTATTGTCTTGATACTAAATTAGGATATTGTTGTTACTGTCTACTTTCATTTGTTTGGGtcaattgttgttgttgctatctTGAGACTGAAGTATATTGTTGCTACTGATCTGTTGATATTAGTTGCTATTGCTGTTGTCTTGAGACTGAAATAGAATGTTGTTGCTGTCTACCTTCATTTTCCTAGgttaattgttgttgttgctgtcttGAGGCTGAACCATTTAAGGCTGAACTATACTGCTATTGATCTGTTGGTACTAGTTGGTGATGCTGCTGTCTTGAGGCTCAATTagtttgttgttgctgctgtctATCTTCATTATTTACTGAGAAAATTTTATGAATCATTTAAATCGCTAGGGTTGAGTCTGGATTAATCTTTTTGTATCCTTTCTTAGCTGCTTCTTTAAAAGGAAATCTGTTTTCAAAGAAAATTACATTTGGAGTTGTAATATTTTTTCTTGTTGAGTGAGGCATTTGTATCCTTTCTAAGTTGTTCCATAACCAACAAATATACAGGGTAATGATTTGAAATCTAACTTGTGCTTGTTGAAGGGTCTTTGGTGAGGAAAGCATAAGCACTCGAACACTCTTAGATTCTCATAGGAAGGTCTCTTCCCAAACAACTTCTCTGTAGGTGACTGTCCATCTAAAATTGGTATAGGTAGCACATTGATTAACTTGGCAGCTATTGTAAAAGCTTCTCCATGAAACTTGGTAGGCATTGAAGCTCCAGCCAGCAACGTTAGCTCTATTTCAACTACATGCATATTTTTTCTTTCTGCTAAGCTATTTTGCTTATGCACATGCGGACAAAAAAACCTATGACAAATGCCTATTTTCTG contains:
- the LOC140177354 gene encoding uncharacterized mitochondrial protein AtMg00810-like, with the translated sequence MLKLSYSSTINSETSSFGGSNFNDPQLYRSIIGSLQYLTVTSPKISYSIYKMSQFVQAPLDVHLKMVKRILRYLKGTTNHDLLLKKANSMEITTYSDLDWDRNPDDRKFTSGYCVFLGSNMVLWASRKQTTVAKSSIEAEYRSMVGLVAELIW